In Duganella zoogloeoides, a single genomic region encodes these proteins:
- a CDS encoding TonB-dependent receptor, which produces MSRSVRLMFSGSVAAATLLATPAMAQNNDAQGAAPIQRVEITGSSIKRATAETASPVQVITSEDLMKSGKGTVSEYLQTLTADGAGSLPTGFGNGFAAGSTAISLRGLGATSTLVLLNGRRMAPFARADDGQKSFTDISTIPMQIVERIEILKDGASSTYGADAIAGVVNIILRKDFTGLQMKADTGFSRYSDAKQNKASVTWGKGNLDEDKFNVVFNAEYFQADSLKNSDRKDRGYIGKSDLRPYGYPVGTQFAAGYIAGANTASPSPTGSIRNPLTNNYVSLPGCSTLSATTDQTGSGGGCLWHNDQFRDMQPEIESINLYTRGTWQINDDTQAYAELGYSKRDTSFMMIPANVTPTVAFPANAANPQGFINYGNLALLAASHPQNPYGVATRLRYSAFDVGASTRSANNEFKRAVIGIKGSAAGWDYDAGYTHSESSLDLGYSNMINMNVLRSALSDPTSRYFPYYIGDQAYRNPASLYAALRVNATSVSTTKLDIVDFKASRELFELPGGKMGLALGGEYRKEQLRNPSLSGSEDGTINSNYVAAFGDSKVKAVFAEILAPIVKTVELSAALRYDKYDRFSSSTPKAGIKWTPVKTFALRGTYTEGFRAPGAAESNVGSQSTGSAPVRDPVRCPGGVPAAGGATSTDCAITIAAVKVGDPNLKPEESKGKTLGLVWDPLEGTSLSLDAWKIKRTNEINSLPYDQAAALPTAVRNDNNLVVNGAAIPNTGTLVLTQAPYRNSSFTEVSGIDLDIKQRLRLGAYGRAVIGLNMTHVASWVRNESATVRYQYAGTHGNCDTSNCAGTPKNKINLNASWDLGDLNVTGNVNYRSKMDNTAYAGALCANTLVSGAKAPNAKCEIASFTTLDLSTRYNISKQLTLFASMNNVLDKMAPLDPQTYGGMSYNPMDASGAIGRYMKLGASYKFF; this is translated from the coding sequence TTGTCCCGTTCGGTTCGCCTGATGTTCTCGGGCAGCGTCGCTGCCGCAACCTTGCTGGCAACGCCAGCCATGGCGCAAAACAATGATGCGCAAGGTGCTGCGCCTATCCAGCGCGTGGAAATCACCGGTTCGAGCATCAAGCGCGCAACGGCCGAAACCGCGTCGCCGGTACAAGTGATCACCAGCGAAGACTTGATGAAATCTGGCAAGGGCACGGTATCGGAATACCTGCAAACCCTGACCGCCGACGGCGCCGGCTCGCTGCCTACCGGCTTCGGCAACGGTTTCGCCGCAGGCTCCACCGCGATCTCGCTGCGCGGCCTGGGTGCAACCTCCACCCTGGTGCTGCTCAACGGCCGCCGCATGGCGCCGTTCGCCCGCGCCGATGACGGCCAGAAGAGCTTTACCGACATCTCGACCATCCCGATGCAAATCGTCGAGCGGATCGAAATCCTCAAGGACGGTGCATCGTCCACCTACGGCGCCGATGCGATCGCCGGCGTGGTCAACATCATCCTGCGCAAGGACTTCACCGGCCTGCAAATGAAGGCCGACACCGGCTTCTCGCGCTACAGCGATGCCAAGCAGAACAAGGCTTCGGTCACCTGGGGCAAGGGCAACCTCGACGAAGACAAGTTCAACGTCGTGTTCAACGCCGAATACTTCCAGGCTGACAGCCTGAAAAACAGCGACCGCAAGGACCGCGGCTACATCGGCAAGTCGGACCTGCGTCCTTACGGCTACCCGGTCGGCACCCAGTTCGCCGCTGGCTACATCGCCGGCGCCAACACCGCCAGCCCCAGCCCGACCGGATCGATCCGCAATCCATTGACCAACAACTACGTGTCGCTGCCGGGTTGCTCGACGCTGTCCGCTACCACCGACCAGACCGGTTCGGGCGGCGGCTGCCTGTGGCATAACGACCAGTTCCGCGACATGCAACCGGAAATCGAATCGATCAACCTGTACACCCGTGGTACCTGGCAGATCAACGACGATACCCAGGCATACGCCGAGCTCGGTTACTCGAAGCGCGACACGTCGTTCATGATGATCCCGGCGAACGTCACGCCGACCGTGGCGTTCCCGGCCAACGCTGCCAACCCGCAAGGCTTCATCAACTACGGCAACCTGGCGCTGCTGGCTGCAAGCCACCCGCAAAACCCGTACGGCGTGGCCACCCGCCTGCGCTACTCGGCCTTCGACGTCGGCGCCAGCACCCGTAGCGCCAACAACGAATTCAAGCGCGCCGTCATCGGCATCAAGGGTTCGGCCGCAGGCTGGGACTACGACGCCGGCTACACCCATTCCGAGTCGTCGCTGGACCTGGGCTACAGCAATATGATCAATATGAACGTGCTGCGTTCGGCCCTGAGCGACCCGACCTCGCGTTACTTCCCGTACTACATCGGCGACCAGGCTTACCGCAACCCGGCCTCGCTGTACGCAGCGCTGCGCGTGAACGCCACCTCGGTGTCCACCACCAAGCTCGACATCGTCGACTTCAAGGCATCGCGTGAACTGTTCGAGCTGCCAGGCGGCAAAATGGGCCTGGCCCTGGGCGGCGAATACCGCAAGGAACAACTGCGCAACCCATCGCTGTCGGGTTCGGAAGACGGCACCATCAACTCGAACTACGTGGCCGCCTTCGGCGACTCGAAAGTCAAGGCCGTGTTTGCGGAGATCCTGGCGCCAATCGTGAAAACCGTGGAACTGTCGGCCGCGCTGCGTTACGACAAGTACGACCGCTTCAGCTCGTCCACGCCGAAAGCCGGCATCAAGTGGACCCCGGTCAAGACCTTCGCCCTGCGCGGTACCTACACCGAGGGCTTCCGTGCTCCCGGCGCGGCCGAGAGCAACGTCGGTTCGCAATCGACCGGCTCGGCGCCGGTACGTGATCCGGTGCGCTGCCCGGGCGGCGTGCCGGCAGCTGGCGGCGCCACCTCGACCGATTGCGCGATCACCATCGCTGCCGTCAAAGTCGGTGACCCGAACCTGAAGCCGGAAGAATCGAAAGGCAAAACCCTGGGCCTGGTCTGGGATCCGCTGGAAGGCACGAGCCTGTCGCTGGACGCCTGGAAAATCAAGCGTACCAACGAAATCAACTCGCTGCCGTACGACCAGGCTGCCGCCCTGCCGACCGCAGTGCGTAACGATAACAACCTGGTGGTCAACGGCGCGGCGATTCCGAACACCGGTACCCTGGTGCTGACGCAGGCGCCTTACCGCAACTCGAGCTTCACCGAAGTCAGCGGTATCGACCTGGACATCAAGCAGCGCCTGCGCCTGGGCGCATATGGTCGCGCCGTCATCGGCCTGAACATGACCCACGTCGCTTCGTGGGTACGTAACGAGTCGGCCACCGTGCGTTACCAGTATGCTGGCACCCACGGCAACTGCGACACGTCGAACTGCGCCGGTACGCCGAAAAACAAGATCAACCTGAACGCCTCGTGGGATCTGGGTGACTTGAACGTGACCGGCAACGTCAACTACCGCAGCAAGATGGACAACACGGCGTATGCCGGCGCCCTGTGCGCCAATACCCTGGTGAGCGGCGCCAAAGCCCCGAACGCCAAGTGCGAAATCGCGTCGTTCACCACGCTGGACCTGTCGACGCGCTACAACATCAGCAAGCAGCTGACCCTGTTCGCGTCGATGAACAACGTGCTCGACAAGATGGCACCGCTCGATCCACAAACCTACGGCGGCATGAGCTACAACCCGATGGACGCTTCCGGCGCCATTGGCCGCTACATGAAACTGGGCGCCAGCTACAAGTTCTTCTAA